The genomic DNA TTCAACTCAGAGTGCAATACCGCCTGAAATAAAAGTGAAAATAACAGCCACATGTTATTCGGAGTAAAATATGATTATAGTCTATGAAACCATCATCTTCTTACCTAACATTACCAAAGAACATAAATATTTACTGTGAACTATGAGATTATAAAAGTTAGTGTTGTATAATATGTAAATGCTATCTAAAGACAGTCCTTTTCGTACAACTAGTTATTTAGTACTTGTTTAAAAGACACTTTTCTTTTTCAATGCTCTATTTCATCTGTTGATTTATCCTCCCTGAGTTGTCTTATGAAAATTTAGATCGTTATAcatttttaaatgttaaatGTCATCCAATATCTCCCTGAGTATTTTAAGTTAATTAGCTACAATTCATTGTAATGTGACAATAATACTATGATTATTTACTTTGTTTTTGATGTATTTTTTCATTGTCGTTTCAGCTGTACAACTTACGAAATAGTGAACTTATTTCTGAACTTCCATTAGCTAATTCTTCGAATTACGATGAATTGCCGATAAACAGTTCCCGTGTCCCATTAGGCCTATATCAGGAACATAATAGAGAGTCAAATATTCGACCGTCGTACGATATTTTATCAACATCCAACTCAGTAAATGCAAACCTTAGGGGGAATGTACAAAATGAGAATCAACTTCAACTAGGTCCAGCTCGTTCTTCTCAGGTGTTGTTTGCTTTTGATCCACGATTTGTAAATTCACGCATAGCAATAACTAACGTGGACTTTCCACACGGACCAAACTCTCACAAATTGTCTTCCAACTGGGTCCCAGGAATACAAGCTACTATAAGTTTGGTAAAACTTCCAACATGGGAGTGTTTAACATCAACTAACAAACTTTGTTCTTGGTCTCCTTCAAATCGCCACGGTTCACCTCTTATAAACAATACTACTTGTAGAGAACCAACAAGACGAAGACGATCATCAGATGCTAACCATGTAGGAGGCTTACCCAGTTCGAACTCATTCAATCATGTTTTTCCACATATTATGAACATATTTTATTCAAGAGATGGTTATTTCTTATTTACAATCACCACAGAGTCTCGTACCTGTCGATGTTCTTCCATCGGTAACATTAATCATTCTGTGAATTCTTCATTATCAGATGTATCAGGTTACTCAGATGATATTTACAATCCCTTAAGTTCAGGTCGATCAACAAACAACGGAGCTGAAATCGGTCGAACCCAGCAGAAGACCTTGGTTTCAACACAGTGTACTGAACCAAATACACGTTACAATTCAAAAACTAATAATACATCCCCAATGTTGGCTCCCACATTGCCTGGTTGCACCACTTTATGGATTACTATTTTCAATTCTGATACATTAGAAAGGTTAAGAATTTTGAGATTTGATCGATCAGTATGCCCAATTCACACATGTCCTACCAATTACTTACCAGTAATGAGCCGTTGTGGATCAAGGATAGCTTTAATTACACGACAAGCAGTGGGATATTATAATAGTACTAGTAATCAGAACGCCAGTAATAATTCACGTGAATACTTGTTTTCCAGCTGTAAGACTCTTCCTGTATCTTTAAGGCACTCCGTCCCATCTGTAAGCGTAGAAAGCTGTTCTAATTCACAGTGGGTGAATAACAAAGGTGCTAGTCAAGAAAACAGCAAAGAAATTTCAACAAAAAGAGTAAGTCGACTATTATTGTTTCGTTACTATTGTTGCTGTTTTCACATTTTCACTAATAAGTAGATACATTTATCACCTGAGTCTCATAGCCGCAGCGTCTTATGCGAAGTGTAACTAATTTGTAGTAACATAAGATCTATGTGTAAAATGATTTCTTCGTATTTCTaaagtataattttttttaacgtGTTTGTAATTATCTGTCTACTCTATTAGTCTATACTTTATCCTCCAAAATGTTCTATGGTGGTTGATCCTTATTAATCtgcttaaaaattattttttttaaaatccagTATTGCTATGATTTGTAAAACATCTAGACTTATCTCTACACCATTTTAAATTTCTTGGATGATCCATAACGGACTTTCTACCTGCGTTATTTGTTGTATAATTAAActagttttcatgtaaaaaaaGTATTGTGTTAAGTATCTTTCACACTAGTACATTTTGTTCTGTGCACCCAGGTAGAAGTGATCAGCCCTAACACTAGCTCACTCACATATAGAGTTCCTACTTAGGCCTGAggcaataataatgattagtgACTGTAGATGTTGAATGACATAGCTCATAAGTAATGACAAGTAGGAAGTAGCACTCGTACCCTGTCTTCTTGGGTTTCTAtcctttcatttcatttattttttccaAACTGTATGTATGATTAAATTTAATTCATACCATTCTCATTTATCGCTATTCTGTGTTCCATTGCGTAACTACATAGTTGCTTAATTTTAGCCTTACAGTCTTTTACTATTAGAATGATCGGAGTTCTAGAAACGTCTCTTGAAttttataaatagtttaaaCATTTCATTCGTCCTTTTCAACTCTATCTGAATATTTACTGTACCATACTAATATGTTCGTACACCGAATTCCGAGCAACTTCTATAAACATGTTAGACcttaattaaaattttaatttcaggTTGTAAGTTAGTTGAATGGGAAACGAAATGGAGTAAAATCAGTTCGTGTTATTCGACTGATAGAATTTTCTCTCTTATTCTTCTTAAATTGATTAAACAAACTGTGTATGAAATATTCTTGGTGGTTTCTTGTAGTTGATAAGCGTATTCacaatcaattaaattttatttatgtgATTTCCAAGAATAAAGTTAAACTACATTTATCTATTAGGCATTAATGTTATCTGCATTAGTTGTAGTATTGCGGGGAAATAATACTTTGTTGGGCTATGTTACACCCACAGGGAACAAGTCAGTAACTGCTTATTTTGTTACTTTTTAAGTTTTAATATTCTTTCCCTCCCCATCCTTTTTTGTCTACAATGACCAAATTGAGCTGTTTTCTTCTGTCCGTGAGTCTTTCAGTGTGTTAAATCCTTAGCCTTTCTCCGATGTCTTTGTTAGCTCATTTATACACATGTACTATTTGCTTAAACCAATCTTCTTTGATCTTTACCGGTAAATCCTGCTTGAAGGATCATCCTTTGCAGTAATTGGGACTAGAACGGAAAGCAGTTGTGGTATCCaggtattaatatttatttttaagacATTGTATTTCGACTTTTTTCTACGTAACTACTTTAATATTCTCATAGAAGCCCTTCTTTTTGTGTTATTTCAGACTGAATCCAAGAAGCAACAACCGTTTATATCTCCAACCTGTTTGCTTATTCAACCACGAAATCTTAATTTGAGTCATCACCTATCTACTTCATTACCATCTCCGTTGTCAAAAGTTCACTTGTCTTCCGGAAGTTCACCATTTCGACAAATGACTGGTTGTTCAAGTTTAGAGTTAAGTGTTTCTTCCTATCGTCCAATGGCTGTTTCCTTTGAATCTTCTTTTATTGGAACTCAGTGTAATTCCTCAGGTAGTTGTACTGCCGCAGTATCCACATGTACCAGTAATAGTAGTGGTGGTGTTGCCACCTCTGCCGGTACTTCAGTGATAAATTCAACGGTACAAATTGATGTGCTTCTGGTTTATCAACTACCTCCACCACCAAAACTACAAGCATTAGTGAGACAACGAATTCGTCAAGTAAGGAAACACTTCAGATCTTTCTTTGTTTAGTTAATTATATCCATCTGAGTTCGAACACAAATTACGCTGCATATTATAACTATATTTAGTACCCTGTCGAGTGAATATTTATCATATGAAGTGGATATATGAGAAAATTGTTATTTAGCTTTTAATCGTTTACAAGTGTAAGTGAATAAACGGACTGATTATAATTCCTAATGCGAAATGCTGGTGAAAAACTGATCTACCTCAACGTCTAGACTAATGTTTGTGATTGAAATAATTGAAAGTCTTAGTCACTCTACTTATCTTGTAAGGGTGTCGTTAAATCGTGGTGAGCTGAGGTCTCATAAAATATCAGCATGTATTCGGAAAGGTCATCAGTGTGGGTCACTGTaatgtaggcgagatatccgtccatCAATGAAGGGGTCAGTATACTGCACAGTTGTCCGCTATGTTTTAATTTATGTCTGAAACATGGCCTTTAAAAGTAAAGGGCATTCatgagttactagtatttgatcagtATTGTGTTTGAGACATTACGCCCGTATGTTAGGAGAACCCAATTAGGAATGTTGTAGTTAGATTCAGGGTATTTGGCAAAGATACCAAACCAGTGCCTACCTTGACTTGGAATATTGGAGTAAGAGTAGGTAAGAGAAAGCTGAGGTCGACTGAACCAACACATTTCATCATATTGTGaaggccatgttggtaggtgcggAATTCCTCCTTGAGGTCCTCGTAATAAATGTGACTAGTGTTTGAAGACGGGTTAAGGTGCCCAGAATCAAAGtaacatttataaataaatcctcCAATTACAATCCATTGGGGATATCCAACTTCAAAGTCAATGtgtaaaaattatatataaGGTATAGAGAAATGATAATTAAAGTCCCATGATAAATTGAGATCAGTCAATTGagtgttttgttgttgttgatatatGGAATATAAATTTATGAAGAGAATGGATTAATGCGAAGTTGTCAGTCATGATATCTTTTATAGTGGTAGTTATGGATGATAATCATAGCTATCTCTTTATTAAACACAAATTCATATGTTCAACTTTAAACTATACTTTTTGCAGCGGTCTGTAATACTATTTAAATGCTGAAACTGAATTAGTTGAGCAGAGGTTCAAAATTGCACTGTTTAATAGAGTTAGAAAGCACTAAGGATTTGCTTAGACAATAGGATCCTTGGCGTCAATACATCTGTTGTCAATTGTTAACAGTTATAGTTTACTGACATTAATTTTACACTCCacttttcatttcaatttttcGGTCTAATATCTGATACTGCTCGTGGGGCAATAGCTTAGCGTTTTTTTTGAGACATCATTTTTTTCAACTCGTTGGAAGCAAATTTTAGCCTGGCTTCACATGCCTCAATATAAGCAGTCGGATAGTTACACTAACTTCGTATACACAAACATTTACATGTTATGTAAGGAGTGACAAAAAATGTTCACCAAATCCCAATGAATTTTTTATCTTATGAATTAATTGATGAATATCACTTTTCTGTCAGCTTATTTGACTTTTGTACAGTCGAGAGTTTCATTGCTTTCAGATTTAATCATGGTCTATTGGCGTGTGTATGTGACTATAGtatttctttaattttatttttttaatagctCTGCAAAGATGAATATCTTGAACAATTAGATCTTCCACGTAGAATTATTAGTTATTTACAATTTGAACCATCGTACAATTGTGCTGGATCATGTATTTCTCGATCGAATAGTTCTACGAGAACAGTACGAAGTGATAGTTTTGATCTGTGATACAGATTTATCCGCTTATA from Schistosoma mansoni strain Puerto Rico chromosome 5, complete genome includes the following:
- a CDS encoding putative cement precursor protein 3B variant 3 is translated as MAEHFEYNHIPAHLSSIQNLHFKSVLDIHSGLAVVHLARDMITQFALVDLRINKFLGSFGRQTLYNLRNSELISELPLANSSNYDELPINSSRVPLGLYQEHNRESNIRPSYDILSTSNSVNANLRGNVQNENQLQLGPARSSQVLFAFDPRFVNSRIAITNVDFPHGPNSHKLSSNWVPGIQATISLVKLPTWECLTSTNKLCSWSPSNRHGSPLINNTTCREPTRRRRSSDANHVGGLPSSNSFNHVFPHIMNIFYSRDGYFLFTITTESRTCRCSSIGNINHSVNSSLSDVSGYSDDIYNPLSSGRSTNNGAEIGRTQQKTLVSTQCTEPNTRYNSKTNNTSPMLAPTLPGCTTLWITIFNSDTLERLRILRFDRSVCPIHTCPTNYLPVMSRCGSRIALITRQAVGYYNSTSNQNASNNSREYLFSSCKTLPVSLRHSVPSVSVESCSNSQWVNNKGASQENSKEISTKRTESKKQQPFISPTCLLIQPRNLNLSHHLSTSLPSPLSKVHLSSGSSPFRQMTGCSSLELSVSSYRPMAVSFESSFIGTQCNSSGSCTAAVSTCTSNSSGGVATSAGTSVINSTVQIDVLLVYQLPPPPKLQALVRQRIRQVRKHFRSFFV